GGACCCTCGCGCGTGAGGCGCCGGGAACCACCTTCGATCCCGACGACTTCCGCGATGCCCTGAGCTGCCTGGACTGCATCACCGCGCGAGTGGTCCCGCGCCAGCAGACATAGGTCAGACACAGGTTCATCCCATAGTCTCCACCCATGACAAGGACTCACCACTACAACGGTCTCAAGACCGCCGTCCTCCTGGGCGGCATGTGGAGCCTGCTTCTCCTGCTCGGCTACGTGCTGGCCCGGGGGACCGGCTCCGCCATCTGGCTGGTGATCGCGCCGGTCATCGGCCTGGTGCAGACCGCCCTCGGCTTCTGGAACTCCGACAAGATCGCCGTGCGCTCCATGGGCGCCATCGAGGTCACCGAGGCCCAGCAGCCCCAGATGTACGCCATCGTGCGTGAGCTCTCCGCCGCTGCCGGCCAGCCCATGCCGCGCCTCTACGTGGCCCCCACGATGAGCCCCAACGCATTCGCCACCGGCCGCAGCCCCTCGCACGCCGCCGTGTGCTGCACGCAGGGCATCCTCCAGCTCCTCAACGAGCGCGAGCTGCGCGGCGTCCTGGGCCACGAGCTCTCCCACGTCTACAACCGCGACATCCTCACCTCCTCGGTGGCCGCGGGCATCGCCGGCGTCATCTCCTCCATGGTCACCATGGCCATGTGGTTCGGCGGCGGCAACCGGCGCGACCGGGACGGCGGCAACATCATCGCCGTCCTGCTGCTCTCCCTCCTGGCGCCCCTGGCCGCCGCCATCACCCAGTTCGCCATCTCCCGGACCCGCGAGTACGACGCCGACCACGACGGCGCCGAGCTCACCCAGGACCCGCTCGCCCTGGCCAGCGCGCTCAGCAAGCTCGAGGCGGGCATCTCACGCGTGCCCATGGGGCAGGACCCACGCCTCGAACCGGTCTCCTCCATGATGATCGCCAACCCCTTCGGGAGCCTGCGCAACCTCTTCGCCACCCACCCGCCCATGGACAAGCGCATCGCCCGCCTCGAGCAGATGGCCGGGTACTGACAGTGCCACTGACCGTCGTCGGCGGACTACCGGCAGTCGGCAAGACCGCCGTGTGCCGGGAAGTCCTGCGCCTGCGGGCCGAGGCGCGGCCGCGGAGTCGACCACCGACCTGGTTGCGCATCGACTCCATCGAGCAGGCCCTGCGGGACACTGGCGAGATGCTCCCCGGCATGCCCGCGGGCGCCGGATACTACGTGGCCGCCGCTGTGGCCCGGGACGTTCTGGCCTCGGGCGGGGACGTTCTGGTCGAGTGTGTCAACCCGCTGCCCATCACCCGCCGCCTGTGGGAGGAGACGGCCTCGGCCGCGGGCGCCCGGTTTCTCTCCGTCGAGCTCATCTGCTCCGATGCTGCCGAGCACCGGCGCCGCGCCCAACAGCGGGGCAGCGATATCGAGGGCCTCGAGCTGCCGGGGTGGCAGGAGATCGCCCGTCGCGATTACGCCCCTTGGCCCGAGGCCGACCTCCGCCTCGACACCGCCCGGCTCACCGTCACCGAGGCCGCCCGGGCCATCGTCGACCTCGGCCTCGCGGATGGAACCCGATGACGGTGGACAGGGGAGTGGACACTCCACCTCCCACTGGAACCGACGACGACATCGCCCCACGCATCAGGGCCGCCGTCGACGCCGGCGAACTGCGCGGCGTGACGACCGGACCGGTCGAGCGGCTGGGGACCGGTGAGAGCTACACCGCCTGGCGAGTCGGCTCCGGGGAGCAGGCCCGGGTCCTGCGCCTTCCACGACGCCCGCCCCATGACCTGCCTCGCTCCATGCAGGCCGAGTTCGAGGTCCTCAGACGCGTCCCACCCGAGCTGGGAACCAGCGCCGTCGCCCTGGAGACCGGCAGCGACAACCCGCTCGGCACCCCCTACATGGTGACCACCCACGTCCCCGGTCGGGCCCTGTGCACCGCCGACTGGAACCCGCGGTTCGCCACCGCCCTCGCCCACCAGATCGCCCGCCTGCACGAGGCTCTCGCCACCGCCACCGCCCCCGCGCCGTCGGCCGCCTTCGTGCCTAGCGCCGACGAACAGGGGGAGGAGCTGGCGACCTGGTGGGGAGAGCATCATCCGCAGACCCTCACCGACCCCCGCGTCCGCGAGCTCCTGCCCGCCTGGCGCCGCGAGCTCGACCGCCTCGCCCCGGCCTTCGAGGCGGTCCCCACCCACCGACTCATCCACGGCGACGCCGTCGCCCCCAATGTCATCCTCGGCCCCGACGGCCTGCCGCGACTCATCGACTTCGAGTGGTCCGGGCCCGGCGACACCGCCAAGGACCTGGCCCTCATCGGGGGCCGGGTGACCGGCGGGCCCTGGTACCTGCCCATGACGCCCGACGACGTCACCGCCTTCGTCACTGAGTACGCGCGGTACTCGCGGTCCTCGCGGCGCTCGCGGCTTGCGCAGGACACGGGTGCCGCCGACCTGCAACGGCTGCTGGAGCGCCGCGAGGCCTACGAGCTTCTCGACCGCCTGGGCAACCTCCTGTACTGCCTCAGCCGCCCCGGCGAGGCCCGCTACGGCAGATGGGCCGACGAGCTCGCTCGCAGCCTGACCGCCCGACTCGGTGGCTGAGCCGCCCGCTTCACGGCAGTGTCGGGCTAGCCCCACCATGGTTCCGCCAGGTGGCAGGATTGGGCGCGATTCCGGCCCTGAGGAGGATATGAGGCATGAACCGATCAGCATGGGCCGCGCGCTACCGCCAGCTCGGCAGGGACGCCGCCTTCCTCCTCCTCAGTGGGCCACTGAGCCTACTCGCCTTCTACCTGCTTGTGCCGCTGACCGCCCTCGGCGTGGTCACCACCATCATCTGGGTGGGGCTGCTGGTGCTCATCATCGACCTGAGCATCGCCGGGGGCTTCGCCAACATCGCCCGCCTCGCCGTGGCGCGCGTGGACGGGCGCGAGCCGGTACCCGGCGGCTACCTCGAGCCCGAGCCGGGGGCCTCCGCGCGCCGTCGGCTCTTCCGGCGTTTGCGTGACCCTCAGCGCTGGATGGACCTGCTGTGGGCCGTCATCTACTT
This region of Actinomyces oris genomic DNA includes:
- the htpX gene encoding zinc metalloprotease HtpX — protein: MTRTHHYNGLKTAVLLGGMWSLLLLLGYVLARGTGSAIWLVIAPVIGLVQTALGFWNSDKIAVRSMGAIEVTEAQQPQMYAIVRELSAAAGQPMPRLYVAPTMSPNAFATGRSPSHAAVCCTQGILQLLNERELRGVLGHELSHVYNRDILTSSVAAGIAGVISSMVTMAMWFGGGNRRDRDGGNIIAVLLLSLLAPLAAAITQFAISRTREYDADHDGAELTQDPLALASALSKLEAGISRVPMGQDPRLEPVSSMMIANPFGSLRNLFATHPPMDKRIARLEQMAGY
- a CDS encoding AAA family ATPase, with the protein product MPLTVVGGLPAVGKTAVCREVLRLRAEARPRSRPPTWLRIDSIEQALRDTGEMLPGMPAGAGYYVAAAVARDVLASGGDVLVECVNPLPITRRLWEETASAAGARFLSVELICSDAAEHRRRAQQRGSDIEGLELPGWQEIARRDYAPWPEADLRLDTARLTVTEAARAIVDLGLADGTR
- a CDS encoding phosphotransferase family protein, with the protein product MTVDRGVDTPPPTGTDDDIAPRIRAAVDAGELRGVTTGPVERLGTGESYTAWRVGSGEQARVLRLPRRPPHDLPRSMQAEFEVLRRVPPELGTSAVALETGSDNPLGTPYMVTTHVPGRALCTADWNPRFATALAHQIARLHEALATATAPAPSAAFVPSADEQGEELATWWGEHHPQTLTDPRVRELLPAWRRELDRLAPAFEAVPTHRLIHGDAVAPNVILGPDGLPRLIDFEWSGPGDTAKDLALIGGRVTGGPWYLPMTPDDVTAFVTEYARYSRSSRRSRLAQDTGAADLQRLLERREAYELLDRLGNLLYCLSRPGEARYGRWADELARSLTARLGG